A region from the Pelobates fuscus isolate aPelFus1 chromosome 1, aPelFus1.pri, whole genome shotgun sequence genome encodes:
- the CLDN14 gene encoding claudin-14, protein MASMAVQLLGFSVALLGFAGTVVATVLPHWWKTAHVGTNIITAVAYMKGLWMECVWQSTGIYQCQVHQSQLALPLDLQVARAMMVSSCVLSILSCVVSVFGMKCTQCAKGSASKKFIAILGGACFILSGLLCLIPVAWTTSDVVQAFYNPALPFGMKYEIGQALYVGFLSGGLSVIGGVILLISSCQGNTEEVPYIHPPYNTRMHPPRGPPVVHKSNHSPSWSSASNHGLHLI, encoded by the coding sequence ATGGCAAGCATGGCCGTCCAGCTACTTGGGTTTTCAGTGGCCCTACTTGGGTTCGCTGGAACAGTCGTGGCCACCGTGCTACCTCACTGGTGGAAAACAGCTCATGTGGGAACCAACATCATTACTGCTGTGGCATACATGAAAGGTCTGTGGATGGAGTGCGTGTGGCAAAGCACTGGCATTTACCAATGTCAGGTTCACCAGTCTCAGCTAGCTCTTCCTCTTGACCTACAAGTTGCTCGAGCCATGATGGTGTCATCTTGTGTTCTTTCCATATTATCGTGTGTTGTGTCAGTCTTTGGCATGAAGTGTACTCAATGTGCAAAAGGTTCAGCATCCAAAAAGTTCATAGCTATTCTTGGGGGAGCTTGCTTTATCTTGTCTGGCCTTCTTTGCTTGATTCCTGTGGCATGGACTACCAGTGACGTTGTCCAAGCTTTCTACAATCCCGCACTCCCGTTTGGCATGAAATATGAGATTGGCCAGGCACTCTACGTTGGTTTCCTCTCTGGTGGGCTATCAGTAATTGGAGGGGTTATATTACTGATCTCCTCATGTCAGGGCAACACTGAAGAAGTTCCATACATCCACCCTCCGTACAACACAAGAATGCATCCACCAAGGGGTCCACCAGTTGTCCACAAGAGTAACCATTCTCCGTCTTGGTCATCTGCTTCAAACCACGG